A single region of the Felis catus isolate Fca126 chromosome F2, F.catus_Fca126_mat1.0, whole genome shotgun sequence genome encodes:
- the JRK gene encoding jerky protein homolog, whose translation MASKQAAGRSPGEKRKRVVLTLKEKIDICTRLEKGESRKVLMQEYNVGMSTLYDIKAHKAQLLRFFANSDSNKALEQRRTLHTPKLEHLDRVLYEWFLGKRAEGVPVSGPMLIEKAKDFYEQMRLTEPCVFSGGWLWRFKARHGIKKLDASGEKQAADHRAAEQFCGFFRSLTAEHGLSPEQVYNADETGLLWRCLPTASPEGGTAPGVRQNKDRLTVLVCANATGSHKIKPLVIGKRGGPRAFRGIQHLPVAYKAQGNAWVDKEIFSDWFHHIFVPSVREHFRAVGLPEDGKAILLLDGARARPRESQLVSDNVLTVFLPAGATSSIQPMDQGIRRDFLRNFINPPATLQGRHPRYSMNDAIVSVACAWSAVPRHVFSRAWRKLWPAVTFAEGSSSEEEPERLQTKPHDQTFAHILELGREAPARPGSRLHRGAAAEGDGLGCEAGEGLAPSAGGPEQVEKDGDEAAWEQAASAFDSVVRFAEGQPCFTAQEVGQLRALRSVFARQRQAKGRRVALRAAVKLEAPQELSPLPCSSAAAED comes from the coding sequence ATGGCCTCCAAGCAGGCTGCCGGCAGGAGCCCGGGGGAGAAGCGCAAGAGGGTGGTGCTGACCCTGAAGGAGAAGATCGACATCTGCACGCGCCTGGAGAAGGGGGAGAGCAGGAAGGTCCTGATGCAGGAGTACAACGTGGGCATGTCCACCCTGTACGACATCAAGGCCCACAAGGCGCAGCTGCTTCGGTTCTTCGCCAACTCGGATTCCAACAAGGCCCTGGAGCAGCGGCGCACCCTGCACACGCCCAAGCTGGAGCACCTGGACCGCGTCCTGTACGAGTGGTTCCTGGGGAAGCGCGCCGAGGGCGTGCCCGTGTCGGGCCCCATGCTCATCGAGAAGGCCAAGGACTTCTACGAGCAGATGCGCCTGACGGAGCCCTGCGTGTTCTCTGGCGGGTGGCTGTGGCGTTTCAAGGCCAGGCACGGCATTAAGAAGCTGGACGCGTCCGGCGAGAAGCAAGCGGCCGACCACCGGGCGGCAGAGCAGTTCTGCGGCTTTTTCCGGAGCCTGACCGCCGAGCACGGCCTGTCCCCGGAGCAGGTATACAACGCTGACGAGACCGGCCTTCTCTGGCGGTGCCTGCCGACTGCCAGCCCGGAAGGCGGGACGGCGCCCGGCGTCAGGCAGAACAAGGACAGGCTGACCGTCCTCGTGTGCGCCAACGCCACCGGCTCGCACAAGATCAAACCCCTGGTGATCGGGAAGCGCGGCGGCCCCAGGGCCTTCCGGGGCATCCAGCACCTGCCGGTGGCGTACAAGGCCCAGGGCAACGCCTGGGTGGACAAGGAGATCTTTTCCGACTGGTTCCATCACATCTTTGTTCCCTCGGTGAGGGAGCACTTCCGAGCGGTGGGCCTGCCCGAGGACGGCAAGGCCATCCTCCTGCTGGACGGCGCCCGGGCGCGCCCGCGGGAGTCCCAGCTGGTGTCCGACAACGTCCTCACCGTCTTCCTGCCCGCGGGCGCCACCTCCTCCATCCAGCCCATGGACCAGGGCATCCGGAGAGATTTCCTGAGGAATTTCATCAACCCCCCCGCCACGCTGCAGGGCCGTCACCCCCGTTACAGCATGAACGACGCCATCGTCAGCGTGGCCTGCGCCTGGAGCGCGGTGCCCCGCCACGTCTTCAGCCGGGCCTGGAGGAAGCTGTGGCCCGCGGTCACGTTCGCCGAAGGCTCGTCTTCCGAGGAGGAGCCGGAGCGTCTCCAAACGAAGCCTCACGACCAAACTTTCGCGCACATCCTGGAGCTCGGGAGAGAGGCCCCGGCCCGCCCCGGCAGCCGGCTTCACCGGGGCGCGGCCGCCGAGGGAGACGGGCTGGGATGCGAGGCCGGGGAGGGCCTGGCCCCGTCCGCGGGGGGCCCAGAGCAGGTGGAGAAGGATGGCGACGAGGCGGCCTGGGAGCAGGCGGCCTCGGCCTTTGACTCTGTCGTCCGCTTCGCCGAGGGACAGCCCTGCTTCACGGCGCAGGAGGTGGGGCAGCTGCGCGCGCTGCGCTCGGTGTTCGCGAGGCAGCGGCAGGCGAAGGGGCGGCGCGTGGCCCTCAGGGCCGCGGTCAAGCTCGAGGCCCCCCAGgagctctcccctctgccctgctcgtCCGCGGCGGCCGAGGACTGA